A stretch of the Paramormyrops kingsleyae isolate MSU_618 chromosome 16, PKINGS_0.4, whole genome shotgun sequence genome encodes the following:
- the LOC111851367 gene encoding uncharacterized protein: protein MLAKSIMAVFPSLKIKLREENEGFEHFYDPVSHCGFIELKLRNIRRTLHDDQRRYRKRGRSSDSSGVIITLEPLAEGEEESIKEWVTVTKRLRPSPGNLASIKMGMEKTFTSQRLWITSKSPTVTDIFQQYPRFLDLPYLLDEEFGKIYPGKKDLFLRKWEGYIVPKLLKVATLENETSVHPDEESDVTLLQSPSAAHTLSTSYCVREGQRMDQMQCKICPILHLGHETDWNEHPQPFRGIS from the exons ATGCTGGCTAAAAGCATAATGGCAGTTTTCCCATCACTGAAGATCAAGTTACGAGAAGAGAATGAAGGATTT GAGCACTTCTATGATCCAGTGTCCCACTGTGGATTCATTGAGCTGAAACTGAGGAACATACGGAGAACCCTTCATGATGATCAGCGACGTTATCGCAAGCGGGGGAGGTCCAGTGATTCCTCAGGAGTTATTATTACACTGGAGCCACTTGCAGAAGGGGAAGAAGAGTCCATTAAGGAGTGGGTTACTGTCACCAAAAGGTTGAGACCATCTCCTGGCAACCTTGCATCTATCAAAATGGGCATGGAGAAAACCTTCACCAGCCAAAGGCTCTGGATCACAAGCAAGTCACCAACGGTGACTGATATTTTTCAGCAGTATCCTCGCTTTCTAGACCTGCCGTACttg TTGGATGAAGAGTTTGGGAAAATTTATCCAGGGAAGAAAGACCTCTTCCTTCGGAAATGGGAAGGATATATTGTTCCAAAACTACTCAAAGTGGCTACacttgaaaatgaaaccagTGTCCATCCAGATGAGGAGAGTGATG TCACGTTGCTTCAGAGCCCTTCAGCTGCTCACACATTATCTACCTCCTACTGCGTCAGGGAGGGCCAAAGGATGGACCAGATGCAGTGTAAAATCTGCCCTATTTTACATCTTGGACATGAAACCG ACTGGAATGAGCATCCACAGCCTTTTAGAGGCATCTCCTGA